The Pecten maximus chromosome 14, xPecMax1.1, whole genome shotgun sequence genome includes a region encoding these proteins:
- the LOC117342665 gene encoding uncharacterized protein LOC117342665: MEGSDDYATMDFNIQNVSDQVCVQPDLRPFHPSVAGFFYQVPDLICDNKLNWIAVENGTFWITPEAKKLYGEIKCQFAAVIRKQGNDNLTVTGKREAMTQDIMSAPSDFFKVSCLSANKTRYVNVHATVTYNSTKHKIEMKNTKMMGLNVLMLGFDSVSRMTWLRKLPKSRHYFRNILGGIELEGYNIVGDGTPQALLPLLTGMTESELPESRRGHPNATVVDGHPWIWKDFESAGYITQWAEDMAYIGTFNLRMMGFTHQPVHHYMRPYYLVAEKLYNHNKPYCLGSLPRHKIMLDWVRDSFMQYQQKLKFIFGFHSEYSHGNPNNLQWADVDLLSLLEFLNDHHYLNNTILIQMSDHGSRFADIRETFQGKLEERLPYFALRFPSWFKVKYQDIYENFLSNAKRLTTPFDIHETFHDILDLTRTDQINLSQISTRGISLFRPIPAERTCSEAGIEPHWCACLKWTEISVDFPHIIITVTKVIDFINKHTSHFRSRCSELYLLKIKDAFKFGIDHDVLKYKGSVDEDGRLPQFGDFKQNVNEIYQVTFVTIPGNGTFEASVNHTSSGEFVVNGRQISRINKYGHHADCIVELAPHLRPYCYCQ; the protein is encoded by the coding sequence ATGGAAGGAAGTGACGACTACGCCACAATGgatttcaacatacaaaatgtcTCCGATCAGGTGTGCGTCCAGCCTGACCTTCGACCTTTCCACCCTTCTGTTGCAGGCTTCTTCTACCAGGTACCAGATTTGATatgcgataacaaacttaattgGATAGCGGTGGAAAACGGGACTTTCTGGATAACGCCCGAGGCTAAGAAACTTTATGGGGAAATCAAATGTCAGTTTGCCGCAGTGATACGGAAACAGGGAAACGACAATCTAACGGTGACTGGCAAAAGGGAGGCAATGACTCAAGATATCATGTCAGCTCCGTCAGATTTCTTTAAAGTATCGTGTTTATCCGCTAATAAAACCCGATACGTAAATGTCCACGCAACAGTTACTTATAATTCAACCAAGCataaaatagaaatgaaaaacaCTAAAATGATGGGACTGAATGTTTTAATGTTAGGATTCGACAGCGTGTCAAGGATGACTTGGCTACGGAAACTTCCTAAAAGTCGACATTATTTTAGAAACATTCTTGGTGGTATTGAATTAGAAGGTTACAATATTGTCGGAGATGGTACTCCTCAGGCCCTGCTACCATTACTGACAGGAATGACGGAGTCCGAGCTTCCCGAGTCACGCCGAGGGCATCCGAACGCAACGGTAGTAGATGGCCATCCGTGGATCTGGAAGGATTTCGAATCTGCCGGATACATTACACAATGGGCTGAGGATATGGCGTACATAGGGACATTTAACCTACGGATGATGGGATTCACACACCAGCCCGTACACCATTACATGCGTCCATATTATTTGGTAGCTGAGAAGTTATACAACCACAACAAGCCTTACTGTCTAGGATCTCTCCCGCGACACAAGATCATGCTCGACTGGGTTAGAGACAGTTTTATGCAATATCAACAGAAGCTCAAATTCATATTCGGATTCCATTCCGAGTACAGTCACGGAAACCCTAACAACCTACAATGGGCGGATGTCGACTTGTTATCCTTGTTGGAATTTTTGAATGACCATCATTACTTGAATAATACGATTTTAATTCAAATGAGTGACCACGGTTCCAGATTTGCGGATATACGTGAAACATTCCAAGGGAAACTAGAGGAAAGACTACCATATTTCGCTTTGCGATTTCCGTCTTGGTTTAAAGTGAAATATCAAGATATTTACGAAAATTTTCTGTCAAACGCTAAAAGATTAACTACACCTTTCGATATACACGAAACATTCCATGATATTCTTGATCTCACAAGAACGGACCAAATCAACCTCAGTCAGATTTCAACAAGAGGCATTAGTTTATTTAGACCTATACCAGCTGAGAGAACCTGTTCAGAAGCTGGCATTGAACCGCATTGGTGCGCATGTCTAAAATGGACGGAGATTTCTGTTGACTTTCCACATATCATAATTACCGTAACGAAAGTAATAGACTTCATCAACAAACACACCAGTCATTTTAGAAGTAGATGTAGCGAACTTTACCTCCTTAAAATAAAAGATGCCTTTAAATTTGGAATAGACCACGATGTACTGAAGTACAAGGGAAGCGTAGATGAAGACGGGCGGTTACCACAGTTTGGAGATTTCAAACAGaatgtaaatgaaatatatcaagTGACGTTTGTAACTATTCCAGGTAATGGGACATTTGAAGCAAGTGTTAATCACACATCTTCCGGTGAATTTGTTGTAAACGGACGACAGATTAGCCGGATTAATAAATATGGTCACCATGCCGACTGTATTGTAGAGT